In Equus caballus isolate H_3958 breed thoroughbred chromosome 7, TB-T2T, whole genome shotgun sequence, one DNA window encodes the following:
- the LOC102148185 gene encoding interferon-induced very large GTPase 1 isoform X1: MEVRPQYSGYCWKETGFYGHIPSNSAMDTVRFTPDEPLLRGKRRQDLQEMLREVGLPVEYWLPKLQEHLGVTCAQALQHLEEKDLQKLKSQAQHPWEKRALEKLLDLSHSNSLSELQDSQVEMIQKKQKQAEQALQALQELRDLLSEGRQRQEEAVRKKEAELREAMDIPKEYWPPPEKSLKEVMENMQRQLNLMEGILSHRQNLPDRDLVRWASGGLALQGIYKTSYQQGLIEKREELLCVPKEFSLFGPEQGPRMETKEFTSSQAESMFTQTIEKLGFSVTASAKAGGWGFSLEAGMDHSKHTESKETRQSRSEHSYFCSTKFSYVPLASCHFPIDQLQFSKAALQELKCIEDLLGQPEGPEGLSLLRCRTEAFFSRFGSHANQGPLHLGGIYWWKAISEGFQSEQLAEVKQQSAEALDSYIRGSYSGFGVKVAAGVDVSDSHSKATSESTTFQSLQTKVQLSVAQIGGPPEANGLLQWKVGLVASNQTWCVIDRGFQLVPVWDIILSSHRSDFKEPLQVANCLKDSYAALTGLPAQIQDGEVLLNVGKEARLFLEEVKSWEVSDPEEQLKILINFMQMLSQKIKSYDTWINICLKDWGLQNFLVNLVNFYKKSSVPNTTFIKSQLRTLLDPHIYRVTNFPQAHSIMQWIFQSESEQEHINISQFSEFIKILKETQNDFREVKAKSESPETVEEAQRKATYEVSLHLGCFLNHLQEQEQPYTQLLLLSIAAGAGYHVENNTFQYLLRCDELDFLLDEMQTAHDKYQELKSICSYRAQAFLVLTGLTATVGVTAVSPEEKTQRLALIRHHMGQSLSKEVKHVLTKLGADHDWENLEEDLRLLIDGNYEATVSSLKMDEVRKQLQSLFHEKKQPQEIHKNKNNKSELIENGAFLELLQRLGLEHYYPKRMSKANFHLIYKTSVYNTQPSSERELPFYFLQKLVMLDYGLRYLVCKDDAITENQVYPTASNQEDEASDPYEDFFEDRDSSTNPTTNPRPHIHPMDIQMAILLCADGFARQYILTKLSVCQFALPLLIPNPCNSQIEFSLWSLSQIRRSWQQAKKSPKEEKTNYNNQQMCRVSTPIVSFIRVGDGFSASKSQIMNCLLSKRKHDAFFHRHCRESSKDCLLMEGVVEVCWFCPGGEDEDRFDNCLTFINLHGDAKKHKKQLTFLQEVSSLIVVLMSISDDNKENQKVVRDLWQSSKPLICLLDDKERTMANNSVQRVKIGLRNRNEAELTQELTTTIRRFLELSGAALSLEDCAQIARKQGFLIDEDQRDCKEAKEKAEVLMALLRETKISQMKEKLLPLQGELWHRWCKKDKEFYHLREKGNQSIEQHKSKIERKKQIIRHQQVNRAFPLNALMLSVLQILKNCSETDTKLYFLQWLSVFLHNLTIGHLEKLNEKKTSLYKQVQTEKQKAPKSNNLKRWQNEIEALSAEITNCTLGIEQLLREVGQIYEALEEASSARDSLFLSLPQIAAELMIAGVPIELMDGDASYVPLKWVAAVFDMVAEKLGDKRLFVLSVLGLQSSGKSTLLNALFGLQFTVSAGRCTRGAYMQLLKVEETFTEELGFDFMLIVDTEGLRAPELSNKSQNHDNELASFVIGLGNLTLINIFGENPSEMQDILQIAVQAFLRMKQVKISPSCLFIHQNVGEVTAKDQTMEGRRRLEQKLDEMTATAAEQEQCSDVTHFSDVIKFDASTHVYYFAHLWDGNPPMAPHNPRYSHNVQELKSRILETAKEESRGSIMKVSDVQFRVKDLWRALLTENFIFSFRNTREVMAMSKLETMYNNWTWELRSHVLSLQNKLINQIQNGKIQTFRTSTFEASVSEKYEAIKQGFEKYFEEDPDSEILVQWKANFEHKLIILKEALISDSQRIANELISFKKCQEELDNQKSGYEKELLEKSRKLALTVKDKELSEEELREKFDQLWKKWVYAVSSTLPPITKPDIDVHSEDILLNHFKQEKNMGDILKRSSGETFQITYEKHVKMTKRYFVLKRQLEVSDKESIKMTTDRILSRFTETINNIEKQQHDYNPSYFHEILRIIDEEVKSAPTGERYTFTSDYKIDLSLHLFQRASKKLTRCMRHSREQMIL; encoded by the exons ATGGAGGTCCGGCCTCAGTACTCTGGGTACTGCTGGAAAGAAACAGGTTTCTATGGCCATATCCCGAGCAACTCAG CAATGGACACAGTAAGGTTCACCCCTGATGAGCCCCTGCTCAGAGGCAAAAGGAGGCAAGATCTCCAAGAGATGCTGAGAGAGGTAGGACTGCCAGTTGAGTACTGGTTACCCAAGCTGCAGGAACACCTGGGTGTCACCTGTGCCCAGGCCTTACAGCACCTGGAAGAAAAAGACCTCCAGAAGCTGAAATCCCAGGCACAACATCCCTGGGAGAAAAGGGCCCTGGAGAAGCTGCTTGACCTGTCACACTCAAATAGTCTTTCAGAGCTACAGGACTCTCAGGTggaaatgatacagaaaaagcagaaGCAGGCAGAGCAGGCACTGCAGGCACTGCAGGAGCTACGAGACTTGCTGTCTGAGGGGAGGCAGCGACAGGAAGAGGCAGTGAGGAAAaaagaggcagagctgagggaGGCAATGGACATCCCCAAAGAGTACTGGCCACCCCCTGAAAAGTCCCTAAAAGAAGTCATGGAAAACATGCAGCGACAACTCAACCTCATGGAAGGGATCCTGTCTCATAGGCAAAACCTGCCAGATAGAGATCTGGTGAGATGGGCATCTggagggctggccctgcaggGAATTTACAAAACCAGCTACCAACAGGGCCTaatagagaagagagaggagctaCTCTGTGTCCCCAAGGAGTTCTCACTCTTTGGCCCTGAGCAGGGTCCACGGATGGAAACAAAGGAATTTACATCTTCTCAAGCAGAATCTATGTTCACCCAGACTATAGAGAAGCTGGGCTTCAGTGTAACTGCCTCAGCCAAGGCAGGAGGTTGGGGATTTAGCCTGGAAGCTGGTATGGATCACAGCAAACATACAGAATCCAAGGAGACCCGACAATCACGTTCTGAGCACTCTTACTTCTGCTCAACCAAGTTCAGCTATGTCCCGCTGGCCTCCTGCCACTTTCCCATTGATCAGCTCCAGTTCTCCAAGGCTGCTCTCCAGGAATTGAAATGCATTGAAGACCTTCTGGGTCAGCCTGAAGGCCCAGAAGGACTCTCCTTGCTGAGGTGCAGGACGGAAGCCTTCTTCTCCAGGTTTGGCTCTCATGCTAACCAGGGTCCTCTGCACCTGGGAGGAATCTACTGGTGGAAAGCCATTTCAGAGGGTTTCCAAAGTGAGCAGCTCGCAGAAGTGAAGCAGCAGTCTGCAGAGGCCCTGGATAGTTACATAAGGGGCAGCTACAGTGGCTTTGGAGTGAAAGTTGCTGCAGGTGTAGATGTGTCAGACTCTCATTCAAAAGCAACCTCTGAAAGCACAACCTTCCAAAGTCTCCAAACCAAAGTCCAATTATCTGTGGCCCAGATAGGTGGCCCACCAGAAGCAAATGGCCTTTTGCAGTGGAAAGTTGGCCTAGTTGCCAGTAATCAAACCTGGTGTGTCATTGACCGGGGATTTCAGCTGGTGCCTGTTTGGGACATCATTCTTTCCAGCCACAGAAGTGATTTTAAGGAACCTCTTCAGGTAGCTAATTGCCTGAAAGACAGCTATGCTGCTCTGACTGGCTTACCTGCCCAGATCCAAGATGGAGAAGTATTACTGAATGTTGGCAAGGAGGCTAGGCTTTTCCTAGAGGAGGTGAAATCCTGGGAGGTATCTGATCCTGAAGAGCAGCTTAAAATACTGATAAATTTCATGCAAATGTtgagtcaaaaaataaaaagctatgaCACTTGGATTAACATATGCCTCAAAGATTGGGGGCTTCAGAATTTTCTGGTAAACCTTGTCAACTTTTACAAAAAGTCCTCCGTTCCTAACACTACATTTATTAAATCTCAGTTGCGCACCCTTCTGGACCCTCACATCTACAGAGTGACAAACTTTCCTCAGGCTCATTCCATCATGCAGTGGATCTTCCAATCAGAGTCAGAGCAAGAGCATATCAACATCTCCCAATTTTCTGAATtcattaaaatcttaaaagaaacaCAGAACGACTTCAGGGAAGTGAAGGCCAAATCTGAGTCCCCAGAAACAGTGGAGGAAGCTCAAAGGAAAGCCACTTATGAGGTCAGCTTGCATCTTGGCTGCTTCTTGAATCACCTCCAAGAGCAAGAGCAGCCATACACACAGCTCTTGCTACTTTCCATTGCTGCTGGTGCAGGATATCATGTGGAAAACAATACTTTTCAATATCTCCTGAGGTGTGATGAGTTAGACTTCCTACTGGATGAAATGCAAACTGCCCATGATAAATATCAGGAGCTCAAAAGCATTTGCAGCTACAGGGCTCAAGCATTCCTGGTGCTCACAGGTCTGACAGCTACTGTTGGAGTCACAGCTGTTTCTCCAGAGGAGAAAACACAACGCTTGGCTTTAATTAGACATCACATGGGGCAATCCCTGTCAAAAGAAGTTAAACATGTCCTCACCAAACTTGGAGCAGATCATGACTGGGAAAACCTAGAGGAAGACTTGAGATTGCTCATTGATGGGAATTACGAAGCCACTGTCTCTTCGTTGAAAATGGATGAGGTGAGAAAACAATTGCAAAGTCTCTTCCATGAAAAGAAACAACCCCAAGAAATacacaagaataaaaataacaaatcagAGCTCATTGAAAATGGAGCCTTCCTAGAATTACTCCAGCGTCTAGGCCTAGAACATTACTACCCAAAAAGGATGAGCAAAGCTAACTTCCATCTGATCTACAAGACTTCTGTGTACAATACCCAGCCCAGCTCTGAACGTGAGCTTCCTTTCTATTTCCTGCAGAAGCTAGTGATGCTGGATTATGGGCTGAGATACCTGGTCTGTAAAGATGATGCAATCACAGAGAATCAAGTTTATCCAACAGCCTCAAATCAGGAAGATGAGGCTTCTGATCCATATGAAGACTTTTTTGAAGATCGTGATAGTTCCACTAATCCTACCACTAATCCCAGGCCACATATCCACCCTATGGATATTCAGATGGCAATTCTTCTCTGTGCAGATGGTTTTGCCAGACAATATATTTTGACCAAACTTTCTGTTTGTCAGtttgccctcccccttctcaTACCTAATCCCTGCAATTCTCAGATTGAATTCTCTCTCTGGTCTCTGAGTCAAATTAGGAGAAGCTGGCAGCAGGCAAAGAAATCAccaaaagaggagaaaaccaaTTACAACAATCAGCAGATGTGTCGTGTCTCTACCCCCATTGTGTCGTTTATTAGAGTTGGAGATGGCTTCTCTGCTTCCAAATCTCAGATCATGAACTGTCTTCTCAGTAAACGTAAACATGACGCCTTTTTTCACCGACATTGCAGAGAGAGCAGCAAAGACTGTCTCTTGATGGAGGGTGTGGTGGAAGTCTGCTGGTTCTGTCCAGGGGGAGAGGATGAGGACAGATTTGACAACTGCTTGACCTTCATCAATCTTCACGGAGATGCAAAGAAACATAAGAAGCAACTcaccttcctgcaggaggtcTCTTCTCTCATTGTGGTCCTCATGTCAATTTCTGATGacaataaagaaaaccaaaaagttgTCCGTGACCTGTGGCAGTCATCAAAACCTTTGATCTGTTTGCTTGATGACAAAGAAAGAACCATGGCCAATAATTCTGTCCAAAGAGTAAAAATTGGGCTCCGGAACAGAAATGAGGCAGAATTAACACAGGAGCTCACAACTACAATCAGACGTTTTCTAGAGCTCTCTGGAGCTGCTCTCAGCTTAGAGGACTGTGCCCAGATTGCTCGCAAGCAAGGATTCCTGATCGATGAGGACCAGAGAGATTGCAAGGAAGCCAAAGAAAAGGCAGAGGTTCTAATGGCCTTGTTAAGAGAAACGAAGATATCCCAGATGAAGGAAAAATTACTACCCCTTCAAGGAGAACTGTGGCACCGTTGGTGTAAAAAGGACAAAGAATTCTACCAtctgagagaaaaggggaatcAGAGCATCGAACAACACAAGAGTAAgattgagagaaagaaacaaattatacGGCATCAACAGGTGAATAGAGCCTTTCCTCTCAATGCTTTAATGCTATCTGTCCTTCAGATTCTCAAAAACTGTTCAGAAACTGACACGAAACTCTACTTCTTGCAATGGCTGAGTGTGTTTTTGCACAACCTGACCATAGGTCACTTGGAAaaactgaatgaaaagaaaacGTCTTTGTACAAACAGGTACAAACCGAAAAGCAAAAGGCACCAAAGAGCAACAACCTGAAAAGGTGGCAAAATGAGATAGAAGCTCTCTCTGCAGAGATTACTAACTGTACCTTGGGAATTGAGCAGCTTCTCAGAGAAGTTGGCCAGATCTATGAAGCTCTGGAGGAAGCTTCCTCCGCCAGAGATagcctttttctttcccttccccagaTTGCTGCAGAGCTGATGATAGCCGGTGTTCCCATCGAGCTGATGGATGGGGATGCTTCCTATGTGCCTCTAAAGTGGGTGGCAGCTGTTTTTGACATGGTCGCAGAGAAACTTGGAGACAAACGGCTCTTCGTTCTCTCTGTCCTGGGCCTGCAGAGCTCAGGAAAGTCCACCCTGCTGAATGCCCTTTTTGGGCTGCAGTTCACTGTCAGTGCTGGGAGGTGTACTCGGGGGGCCTACATGCAGCTCCTGAAGGTGGAAGAGACATTCACGGAGGAACTCGGCTTTGACTTTATGCTTATTGTGGACACAGAAGGACTTCGGGCCCCAGAACTCAGCAATAAATCCCAAAATCATGACAATGAGTTGGCATCCTTTGTCATTGGACTTGGAAACTTGACTCTGATCAATATTTTTGGGGAAAATCCATCAGAAATGCAAGATATTCTACAAATAGCTGTCCAAGCCTTTCTGAGGATGAAACAAGTAAAAATCTCCCCAAGTTGCCTCTTTATCCATCAgaatgtgggggaagttacagCTAAAGACCAAACAATGGAAGGACGAAGGCGGCTAGAGCAGAAACTAGATGAAATGACAGCAACAGCGGCTGAACAAGAACAGTGCTCAGATGTAACCCACTTTAGTGATGTCATCAAGTTTGATGCCAGTACTCATGTCTACTACTTTGCTCATCTCTGGGATGGCAATCCCCCGATGGCCCCGCACAATCCTCGCTACAGCCACAATGTCCAggaactgaaaagtagaattcttGAGACTGCCAAAGAGGAATCTAGGGGAAGTATCATGAAAGTATCAGATGTACAATTCCGAGTTAAAGATTTGTGGAGAGCCCTGTTGACTGAGAACTTTATTTTCAGCTTCAGGAACACCCGAGAAGTCATGGCCATGAGCAAATTGGAAACCATGTATAACAACTGGACCTGGGAGCTGAGGAGTCATGTGCTGAGCTTGCAGAATAAACTGATCAACCAGATTCAGAATGGAAAAATCCAGACATTCAGGACAAGCACATTCGAGGCTTCAGTTTCAGAAAAATATGAAGCCATCAAGCAAGGTTTcgagaaatattttgaagaagatCCAGATAGTGAAATACTGGTTCAGTGGAAAGCAAATTTTGAACATAAGCTAATAATCCTGAAAGAGGCACTTATTTCAGACAGCCAAAGAATAGCCAATGAacttattagttttaaaaaatgtcaagaaGAACTAGATAACCAAAAGTCAGGCTATGAAAAAGAATTATTAGAAAAAAGCCGAAAGTTGGCTCTAACTGTGAAGGACAAAGAACTGAGTGAGGAAGAGCTACGTGAGAAATTTGATCAACTTTGGAAAAAATGGGTCTATGCTGTGTCCTCAACGCTCCCTCCAATCACAAAGCCTGACATAGATGTGCATTCTGAAGACATCCTTTTGAATCATTtcaaacaggagaaaaacatggGGGACATACTGAAGAGAAGTTCTGGAGAAACATTTCAAATCACCTATGAGAAACATGTCAAAATGACCAAGAGATACTTTGTACTTAAAAGACAATTAGAGGTCTCTGATAAAGAATCCATAAAGATGACTACTGACCGCATTCTTTCAAGATTCACTGAAACTATTAATAACATTGAGAAGCAACAGCATGATTACAACCCTAGTTATTTCCACGAAATCCTGAGAATAATAGATGAGGAGGTGAAATCTGCACCCACTGGGGAAAGATACACATTTACGAGTGATTATAAAATTGACTTATCTTTGCATTTATTCCAAAGAGCATCAAAGAAATTAACGAGATGCATGAGGCATTCAAGAGAGCAAATGATCCTGTAA